One Solea senegalensis isolate Sse05_10M linkage group LG21, IFAPA_SoseM_1, whole genome shotgun sequence DNA segment encodes these proteins:
- the LOC122758282 gene encoding protein FAM222A has translation MLACIQRQQNLSSQRLACTPKSLDVALPPILLPAPPLQPCTRKGDSASMISRYPSPAELDAFAQKTANSPLSIKIFPSDVRVPQQKQLNKTVNGFDTTGQRYSPYSHPCSGGHRGLLAVVKASVVAKGVVKSSEGRRTKHANPQAPVAPYNNPLNIGCAVRHGHKAYHVSACKLSDVPIETLCSRAGMTSGDQSLPPQSELAKVQSLMRQMSRVPHSQALQLGGEARASPSLHAVAAVAHSDSDFVLGVPPQSSLAYTGAVLPTQSADIAKAGYLEKGDYAVWQHKHPLQQQQQQQQSYQQVPVRMYSVGNGAQGHRAAQTAVGQSPLTCSSQLSYRPHPASVGAGQERVSGSSLNCAPMQGEFSVGQYYAPLWDNVVATPNSDCYTSQVLATGTCATRPRALGLSHSHLHPTQHQRHHHHQTQLAPPLPPHIQAYATDQNLCCGLPTSSMCHAAVLSSSLQSLECLISEIHPPCIKERMLGRGYEAMGMPQLLEHHQHTHMQLPVYR, from the coding sequence GCGACTCAGCCTCCATGATTTCCCGATACCCTTCTCCAGCGGAGTTGGACGCTTTCGCCCAGAAGACTGCCAACAGTCCACTGTCCATCAAAATCTTTCCGTCCGATGTGCGGGTGCCGCAGCAGAAGCAACTCAACAAAACCGTCAACGGCTTCGACACCACAGGCCAACGCTACAGCCCGTATTCACACCCGTGCTCAGGAGGCCACCGGGGCTTGTTGGCTGTCGTCAAAGCCTCCGTGGTGGCCAAAGGTGTGGTGAAAAGCTCCGAGGGCAGGAGGACTAAACATGCAAATCCCCAGGCCCCCGTGGCACCGTATAATAATCCACTAAATATTGGCTGTGCTGTCAGACACGGGCACAAGGCCTATCATGTAAGTGCATGTAAGCTCTCTGATGTGCCCATTGAGACGCTGTGTTCTCGTGCGGGGATGACCTCTGGAGATCAGAGCTTGCCCCCCCAGTCTGAGCTGGCAAAGGTTCAAAGCCTGATGAGGCAGATGAGCAGAGTGCCCCACAGTCAGGCCCTGCAGCTGGGTGGGGAGGCTCGAGCCAGCCCCTCTCTGCATGCTGTGGCCGCAGTGGCACATTCAGACTCTGACTTTGTTCTGGGAGTGCCGCCCCAGAGCAGTCTGGCATACACAGGAGCGGTGCTACCTACGCAGAGTGCAGATATAGCCAAAGCTGGTTACTTGGAGAAGGGAGACTACGCAGTGTGGCAGCACAAGCAtcctcttcagcagcagcagcagcagcagcagtcgtaTCAGCAGGTACCAGTGAGGATGTACAGTGTGGGTAATGGCGCTCAGGGGCATAGAGCCGCACAGACTGCTGTCGGTCAGTCTCCTTTGACGTGCTCCTCGCAGCTGTCTTACAGGCCGCATCCTGCCAGTGTGGGTGCTGGGCAGGAGCGAGTCAGCGGCTCCTCTCTGAACTGTGCCCCCATGCAGGGGGAGTTCTCTGTTGGACAGTACTACGCTCCTCTCTGGGATAACGTTGTGGCCACCCCCAACAGTGACTGTTATACTTCTCAGGTGTTGGCGACGGGTACATGCGCAACCAGGCCTCGAGCCCTGGGCCTGTCCCATTCCCATCTCCACCCGACTCAGCATCAgcgtcaccaccaccaccagacgCAACTCGCCCCTCCTCTCCCGCCTCACATCCAGGCCTACGCCACAGACCAAAACCTCTGTTGTGGGCTGCCCACGTCTAGCATGTGCCACGCTGCAGTACTCAGCAGCAGCCTGCAGTCTCTGGAGTGCCTCATCAGTGAGATTCACCCTCCGTGCATCAAAGAGCGCATGCTGGGCCGCGGGTACGAAGCCATGGGAATGCCTCAACTGCTGGAGCACCACCAGCACACCCACATGCAACTTCCCGTCTACAGATAG